The following coding sequences lie in one Rutidosis leptorrhynchoides isolate AG116_Rl617_1_P2 chromosome 4, CSIRO_AGI_Rlap_v1, whole genome shotgun sequence genomic window:
- the LOC139844789 gene encoding uncharacterized protein At2g39795, mitochondrial — MSKASILLRKSKKALKEFDLLKVLQSEIKHEVTNDVYKNESGSLGDFVIDWDSSRSKDVIMRKNCDSGEELAISALLGDETFLEEACFPKEAEMKVCIKKTGLSSILQFNCKVLDEGQEKVDFHIQNAYYLNSPTNLGSSVYKGPDFRDLDPNLQQELKKYLISKGIGKSLTNFILLHLHKKEQNQYINWLQKLEAMVAQS, encoded by the exons ATGTCGAAGGCATCAATATTGTTGCGAAAGAGTAAGAAGGCTTTGAAAGAGTTTGATCTGCTTAAAGTCTTGCAATCGGAAATCAAACACGAGGTCACTAACGATGTTTATAAG AATGAAAGCGGGTCCTTAGGAGATTTTGTCATTGATTGGGATTCATCACGTTCTAAAGACGTGATCATGCGCAAAAACTGCGATTCTGGTGAGGAACTTGCTATTTCTGCATTGTTAGGAGACGAAACCTTTCTAGAAGAGGCTTGTTTTCCAAAGGAAGCTGAGATGAAAGTATGCATCAAAAAGACTGGATTGAGTTCAATATTGCAGTTTAATTGTAAGGTTTTAGACGAAGGTCAAGAGAAAGTTGACTTCCATATCCAAAATGCCTATTATTTAAACTCGCCTACCAATTTGGGCTCTTCAGTCTACAAAGGTCCTGATTTCAG GGACTTGGACCCTAATTTGCAGCAAGAACTGAAGAAATACCTAATCTCCAAAGGAATTGGGAAAAGTCTGACCAACTTCATCCTCCTCCACCTACATAAAAAGGAGCAAAACCAATACATAAATTGGTTGCAGAAGTTAGAAGCCATGGTAGCACAAAGCTAA